The following coding sequences lie in one Rutidosis leptorrhynchoides isolate AG116_Rl617_1_P2 chromosome 6, CSIRO_AGI_Rlap_v1, whole genome shotgun sequence genomic window:
- the LOC139854401 gene encoding serine/arginine-rich-splicing factor SR34-like, whose amino-acid sequence MSRSSRTLYVGNLPGDIREREVEDLFYKYGPIAHIELKIPPRPPGYAFVEFEEARDADDAIRGRDGYDFDGHRLRVELAHGGRGNSSFTDRYSSHNSGRGGRGGGVSRRSDYRVMVTGLPSSASWQDLKDHMRRAGDVCFSQVFREGRGTTGVVDYTNYDDMKYAIRKLDDSEFRNAFSRGYIRVKEYDSRYSRSRSLSRSRSRSKSRSRSRSRSKSPKAKSSRRSRSHSKSVSPRSRSGSKPRSLSRSRSRSKSPLPSRQKDASKSPKRRSLSKSRSPSRS is encoded by the exons ATGAGCCGCTCAAGTAGAACATTATATGTTGGTAACCTGCCTGGGGATATCCGCGAGCGAGAAGTGGAAGATTTGTTTTACAAG TATGGTCCAATAGCCCACATTGAATTGAAAATTCCACCAAGACCTCCAGGTTATGCCTTTGTTGAG TTTGAGGAGGCTCGTGATGCTGATGATGCTATTCGTGGCCGTGATGGTTATGATTTTGACGGGCACCGATTACGG GTGGAACTTGCCCATGGTGGTCGTGGTAACTCATCATTTACAGATCGTTACAGTAGTCATAACAGTGGTCGCGGTGGTCGAGGTGGAGGTGTTTCTAGACGCTCTGATTACAGAG TTATGGTGACTGGGTTACCCTCTTCTGCTTCCTGGCAAGACCTTAAG GATCATATGCGTCGGGCTGGAGATGTTTGTTTCTCACAAGTGTTTAGGGAAGGACGTG GTACTACAGGGGTGGTGGACTACACCAATTATGATGACATGAAATATGCT ATAAGGAAATTGGATGACTCTGAGTTTCGGAATGCTTTCTCTCGTGGATACATACGT GTGAAAGAATACGATTCAAGATATTCTAGGAGCCGGAGCTTGAGCCGAAGCCGCAGTCGGAGTAAAAGTAGGAGCCGCAGCAGGAGCCGAAG CAAGTCCCCAAAAGCAAAATCTTCTCGCCGCTCGAGATCTCATTCGAAGTCTGTCTCTCCTCGATCTCGTTCTGGATCTAAACCTCGTTCTTTATCAAG ATCTCGCTCAAGATCCAAATCTCCTCTACCATCT CGCCAGAAGGATGCTAGTAAGAGCCCCAAAAGACGAAGTCTTAGCAAAAGCAGGAGTCCGAGCAGAAGCTAG